One segment of Streptomyces sp. NBC_01463 DNA contains the following:
- a CDS encoding DUF6397 family protein, with the protein MPMTDAVRDDGVRRVAVSRAAADLELRRAEFDLAVHLGILRVDTRRNGGRVTVRQEEIDRLRAEDGFPDTLRERVRTVGTAEGAQLLGISPVRFTRLARAGCVTPVAFYLNRYRAVVWLYLAQELAGLAARSPELLVGISPPWMRSRLDGGTDCRPRNWRSRRIERLLSLTGDPWARAAVIAEALDPVQLAEVVDDPYERAYFGRVRPEPVFGQRGSVAGREAMARLMLADEPDEILWRRVTLGMELDSARELRQAPRPGEEHLMTGEEDLTGPSAVEPADARADGPALGHVPALPVEQGGPGEASAERPDPVGEGAVSGLLARLRLRRPRGTGRARRTAPPRGKRFAADPRTRHSVPHADQGSNR; encoded by the coding sequence ATGCCGATGACGGATGCGGTGCGCGACGACGGTGTTCGCAGGGTCGCCGTGAGCAGGGCGGCGGCGGATCTGGAGCTCAGGCGCGCAGAGTTCGACCTGGCGGTACACCTGGGCATCCTCCGGGTGGACACACGGCGGAACGGCGGGCGGGTCACGGTGCGCCAGGAGGAGATCGACCGGCTCCGCGCCGAGGACGGGTTCCCGGACACACTGCGGGAACGGGTGCGCACGGTGGGAACCGCGGAGGGCGCCCAGCTGCTCGGGATCAGCCCGGTCCGCTTCACCCGGCTGGCCCGCGCGGGCTGTGTCACACCGGTCGCCTTCTACCTCAACCGGTACCGGGCGGTGGTGTGGCTCTACCTCGCCCAGGAGTTGGCGGGGCTGGCGGCCCGGTCACCCGAACTGCTGGTGGGCATCAGCCCGCCCTGGATGCGCAGCCGGCTGGACGGAGGCACGGACTGCCGGCCGCGCAACTGGCGCTCGCGCCGGATCGAGCGGCTGCTGAGCCTGACCGGGGACCCCTGGGCCCGTGCGGCTGTCATCGCGGAGGCGCTGGACCCGGTCCAGCTGGCGGAGGTGGTCGACGATCCGTACGAGCGCGCGTACTTCGGCAGGGTCCGGCCCGAACCGGTCTTCGGCCAACGGGGGTCGGTGGCCGGCCGGGAGGCGATGGCGCGCCTGATGCTCGCCGACGAGCCGGACGAGATCCTCTGGCGCCGGGTCACGCTCGGCATGGAGCTGGACAGCGCACGGGAGCTGCGCCAGGCCCCACGGCCGGGGGAGGAGCACCTGATGACGGGAGAGGAGGACCTGACGGGGCCGTCGGCGGTCGAACCGGCGGACGCACGCGCGGACGGACCGGCACTCGGGCACGTGCCGGCGCTCCCGGTCGAACAGGGTGGCCCTGGGGAGGCGTCGGCCGAACGGCCGGATCCAGTAGGCGAGGGAGCCGTGTCCGGGCTGCTGGCCCGGCTCCGTCTGCGCAGGCCGCGGGGGACCGGGCGCGCTCGGCGGACTGCCCCGCCCCGGGGTAAACGGTTCGCGGCCGACCCCCGGACCAGGCATTCTGTGCCCCATGCTGATCAGGGAAGCAACCGCTGA
- a CDS encoding GNAT family N-acetyltransferase, whose product MLIREATAEDWPAIWPFFHEIVAAGETFTYPLHLEEDEALGWWLLEPPNRTVVAVADDGTVLGTAKMNNNHMGNGSHIASASYMVDPRHSGKGVGRALCTYTIDWARSAGFRAMQFNAVVESNTAAVGLYRSLGFEVLGTLPEGFDHPKLGFVGVHIMHRPL is encoded by the coding sequence ATGCTGATCAGGGAAGCAACCGCTGAGGACTGGCCCGCCATCTGGCCCTTCTTCCACGAGATCGTCGCCGCGGGCGAGACGTTCACCTACCCGCTCCATCTCGAAGAGGACGAGGCGCTCGGCTGGTGGCTCCTGGAGCCGCCGAACCGGACGGTCGTCGCGGTCGCCGACGACGGGACGGTGCTGGGCACGGCGAAGATGAACAACAACCATATGGGCAACGGTTCGCACATCGCCAGCGCCAGCTACATGGTCGACCCCCGGCACTCCGGGAAGGGCGTGGGACGGGCCCTGTGCACATACACGATCGACTGGGCGCGCAGCGCCGGGTTCCGGGCCATGCAGTTCAACGCGGTGGTGGAGTCCAACACCGCCGCGGTCGGGCTCTACCGTTCCCTCGGCTTCGAGGTGCTGGGGACCCTGCCGGAGGGCTTCGACCACCCGAAGCTGGGCTTCGTAGGAGTGCACATCATGCACCGGCCGCTCTGA
- a CDS encoding SpoIIE family protein phosphatase, with amino-acid sequence MTDHDRPPFIPVPPRLLVEKTHNGETGTAERLAMNRTGSFEWDLDARTLDIDEAGLLVFGLDPAVFDSRPESLMERLDPAERIRLDVAIDEAIKGGSASYSVHFRVPLEDDSDQWTHVQARILRGADGRAHRVIGLVRDATAEVTHSAFVLELEKRRQRQTDIVERTTSALSRAVTVDDVTAALTGPGGLARLGADGLALGLLDNTTLNVIALSGDSLEVVDELGSGRLDPKFPLADTVLSGRPRFVSSLSALTRRYPVLEPFVGQLRFQAAAYLPLVAQARTLGGLALFYRERTPFNADERNLCLGLAAIVAQSLQRATLFDEEREFATGLQSAMLPRRIHDIEGGEIAVRYHAAWSGRQVGGDWYDVIALPKDRFGIVVGDVQGHDTHAAAIMGQLRIALRAYAAEGHPPSTVLARASRFLAELDTDRFATCTYAQVDLGTGTVRVVRAGHFGPLIRHTDGRVGTPQVRGGLPLGISTDFEDEEFPETRLDLVPGETLVLYTDGLVEEPGADIDAGVRTLINEVSAGPAGAEALADHLSDRLWERWGSGDDVALLVLRRSPDPGSPRAPRLHQYIHQADPEGLSDARTIVRQALTDWDMAALADDAELVTGELLVNVLLHTEGGAVLTLEVLPEPVRRVRLSVQDRSSAWPRRRTPGETATSGRGLLLLDAVATRWGIEPRGEGKAVWCEIGPAAPPTSAPVHRDAAEPVTPTDPA; translated from the coding sequence ATGACCGATCACGACCGGCCACCGTTCATCCCCGTCCCGCCCCGCCTGTTGGTCGAGAAGACCCACAACGGCGAGACCGGGACGGCGGAGCGGCTTGCCATGAACCGCACCGGGAGTTTCGAGTGGGACCTCGACGCCCGGACGCTGGACATCGACGAGGCGGGGCTGCTGGTCTTCGGCCTGGATCCGGCCGTGTTCGACTCCCGGCCCGAGTCCCTGATGGAACGGCTCGACCCGGCCGAACGCATCCGCCTCGATGTGGCGATCGACGAGGCCATCAAGGGCGGCAGCGCCTCCTACAGCGTTCACTTCCGGGTTCCGCTCGAGGACGACAGCGATCAGTGGACCCACGTCCAGGCGCGGATCCTGCGCGGCGCGGACGGGCGGGCGCACCGGGTGATCGGTCTGGTGCGGGACGCGACGGCGGAAGTCACCCATTCGGCCTTCGTACTGGAACTGGAAAAACGCCGCCAGCGTCAGACCGATATCGTTGAACGGACAACGAGTGCGCTGTCGCGTGCGGTGACCGTGGACGATGTGACGGCCGCGCTGACGGGACCGGGCGGGCTGGCCCGGCTGGGCGCCGACGGGCTCGCGCTCGGCCTGCTGGACAACACCACGCTCAATGTCATCGCGCTGAGCGGCGACTCCCTGGAAGTCGTCGACGAGCTGGGCTCGGGCCGGCTCGACCCGAAGTTCCCGCTGGCCGACACCGTCCTCAGCGGACGTCCGCGGTTCGTGAGCTCGCTCAGCGCGCTCACCCGGCGCTATCCGGTGCTGGAACCGTTCGTGGGACAGCTCAGGTTCCAGGCCGCGGCCTATCTCCCGCTCGTCGCCCAGGCGCGGACGCTGGGCGGTCTGGCGCTGTTCTACCGCGAGCGCACGCCGTTCAACGCCGATGAGCGCAACCTGTGCCTGGGGCTGGCCGCGATCGTCGCCCAGTCCCTCCAGCGGGCGACACTCTTCGACGAGGAACGCGAGTTCGCCACCGGCCTCCAGTCCGCGATGCTCCCCCGCCGCATCCATGACATCGAGGGCGGCGAGATCGCCGTCCGGTACCACGCGGCATGGAGCGGCCGTCAGGTCGGCGGCGACTGGTACGACGTGATCGCACTCCCCAAGGACCGCTTCGGCATCGTGGTCGGCGACGTCCAGGGCCACGACACGCACGCGGCGGCCATCATGGGCCAGTTGCGGATCGCGCTGCGTGCGTACGCCGCCGAGGGGCATCCGCCGTCGACCGTGCTGGCCCGGGCGTCGCGGTTCCTCGCCGAGCTGGACACCGACCGGTTCGCCACCTGCACCTACGCCCAGGTCGATCTGGGAACGGGAACGGTACGGGTGGTGCGGGCCGGCCATTTCGGCCCGCTGATCCGGCACACGGACGGCCGGGTCGGCACCCCGCAGGTGCGCGGTGGGCTGCCGCTCGGCATCTCGACGGACTTCGAGGACGAGGAGTTCCCGGAGACGCGGCTGGACCTGGTGCCCGGCGAGACGCTGGTCCTGTACACCGACGGGCTGGTGGAGGAACCGGGCGCCGACATCGACGCGGGAGTGCGCACCCTCATCAACGAGGTCAGCGCGGGGCCGGCCGGCGCCGAGGCACTGGCCGACCACCTGTCGGACCGGCTTTGGGAGCGCTGGGGCTCGGGCGACGACGTCGCGCTCCTCGTGCTGCGGCGCAGCCCGGACCCCGGGTCGCCGCGGGCGCCCCGGCTCCACCAGTACATCCACCAGGCGGATCCGGAAGGGCTCTCCGACGCGCGCACGATCGTGCGCCAGGCCCTGACCGACTGGGACATGGCCGCACTCGCGGACGACGCCGAGCTGGTGACCGGTGAGCTGCTGGTGAATGTGCTGCTGCACACGGAGGGCGGGGCCGTGCTCACCCTGGAGGTGCTGCCGGAACCGGTGCGCCGGGTCCGGCTGTCGGTGCAGGACCGCTCCAGTGCGTGGCCCCGGCGGCGGACACCGGGCGAGACCGCGACCTCGGGCCGGGGCCTGCTGCTCCTGGACGCCGTCGCCACCCGGTGGGGCATCGAGCCGCGCGGCGAGGGCAAGGCGGTCTGGTGCGAGATCGGGCCGGCGGCGCCGCCCACGTCGGCGCCGGTGCACAGGGACGCCGCGGAGCCGGTCACCCCCACGGACCCCGCCTGA
- a CDS encoding ATP/GTP-binding protein: MPTEHADSTRGETAGTAPSDALALKILVAGGFGVGKTTLVGAVSEIRPLRTEELLSEAGQSVDDTDGVAQKTTTTVAMDFGRITIRSGLSLYLFGTPGQDRFWFLWDELSQGALGAVVLADTRRLEDCFPAVDYFEHRRIPFVVAVNCFAGARAYGEQDVSRALDLDPGTPVVLCDARDRDSGKEVLIRMVEYAGRMHTARLLDSVG; the protein is encoded by the coding sequence ATGCCGACCGAGCACGCTGACAGCACCCGGGGAGAGACCGCCGGGACCGCCCCGTCCGACGCCCTGGCCCTGAAGATCCTGGTCGCGGGCGGATTCGGAGTGGGCAAGACGACCCTCGTCGGCGCGGTGAGCGAGATCCGGCCACTGCGCACGGAAGAACTCCTCAGCGAGGCCGGGCAGTCGGTCGACGACACCGATGGCGTCGCCCAGAAGACCACCACCACCGTCGCCATGGACTTCGGCCGCATCACCATCCGGTCCGGGCTCTCGCTCTACCTGTTCGGCACCCCGGGGCAGGACAGGTTCTGGTTCCTCTGGGACGAACTCTCCCAAGGCGCCCTGGGTGCGGTCGTTCTGGCGGACACCCGCCGCCTGGAGGACTGCTTCCCGGCGGTCGACTACTTCGAACACCGCCGGATCCCCTTCGTCGTCGCCGTCAACTGCTTCGCGGGAGCGCGTGCGTACGGCGAACAGGACGTGTCGCGGGCCCTCGACCTCGACCCCGGCACGCCCGTGGTGCTCTGCGACGCCAGGGACCGGGATTCCGGCAAGGAGGTGCTGATCCGGATGGTGGAGTACGCGGGCCGGATGCACACGGCCCGGCTCCTCGACTCGGTGGGCTGA
- a CDS encoding enoyl-CoA hydratase/isomerase family protein translates to MNHEDSVLLHTEGRIRHLTLNRPRALNALNHAMVLRTAQALDAAEQDTAVVAVLLTGAGERGLCAGGDIRSIRDDALAGGRSSLDFWRDEYRLNARIARFPKPYVALMDGIVMGGGVGVSAHGSIRIVTERSRIAMPETGIGFVPDVGGTRLLGAAPGELGTHLALTGDAVGAADALACGLADHFVPSQDLPALVAALDTCTTPEAVVAVAERFAGTAPAGELAGHRDWIDACYAADTVEEIVERLADRGVPAAKQAATTILAKSPTALKVTLEAIRRARRLDSLEAVLDQEFRVSSAAFTGPDLVEGVRAQIVDKDRNPHWHPAELAEVTDEDVTRHFAPLGDGELGLGPAPGTGPAAAG, encoded by the coding sequence ATGAACCACGAGGATTCCGTCCTGCTGCACACCGAGGGACGCATCCGCCACCTCACGCTGAACCGTCCGCGCGCCCTGAACGCCCTGAACCACGCCATGGTGCTGCGCACGGCCCAGGCGCTGGACGCGGCGGAGCAGGACACGGCCGTCGTCGCCGTCCTGCTCACGGGCGCGGGGGAGCGGGGCCTGTGCGCGGGCGGTGACATCCGCTCCATCCGCGACGACGCCCTGGCCGGCGGCCGGTCCTCGCTGGACTTCTGGCGGGACGAGTACCGGCTCAACGCCCGGATCGCGCGCTTCCCCAAGCCGTACGTGGCCCTCATGGACGGCATCGTGATGGGCGGCGGCGTCGGCGTGTCCGCGCACGGCTCGATCCGTATCGTCACCGAGCGCTCCCGCATCGCCATGCCCGAGACCGGCATCGGATTCGTCCCGGACGTCGGCGGCACCCGCCTGCTCGGCGCCGCCCCCGGCGAGCTCGGTACGCACCTTGCGCTCACCGGCGACGCGGTCGGCGCGGCCGACGCGCTCGCGTGCGGCCTCGCCGACCACTTCGTGCCGTCCCAGGACCTCCCCGCCCTCGTCGCGGCCCTCGACACCTGCACCACGCCCGAGGCCGTCGTAGCGGTGGCGGAGCGCTTCGCGGGCACCGCCCCGGCCGGTGAGCTGGCCGGACACCGCGACTGGATCGACGCCTGCTACGCGGCGGACACCGTCGAGGAGATCGTCGAACGCCTCGCCGACCGCGGTGTGCCGGCCGCGAAGCAGGCCGCGACGACGATCCTGGCCAAGTCGCCCACGGCGCTCAAGGTGACGCTGGAGGCGATCCGTCGCGCCCGTCGGCTGGACAGTCTGGAGGCGGTCCTCGACCAGGAGTTCCGGGTCTCGTCCGCCGCCTTCACCGGACCCGATCTGGTCGAGGGCGTGCGCGCCCAGATCGTCGACAAGGACCGCAACCCCCACTGGCACCCGGCAGAACTCGCGGAGGTCACCGACGAGGACGTGACACGCCACTTCGCACCGCTGGGCGACGGCGAACTCGGTCTCGGGCCCGCGCCCGGCACCGGCCCGGCGGCAGCCGGCTGA
- a CDS encoding roadblock/LC7 domain-containing protein has protein sequence MALDRGLDWLLDDLTSRVEHIRHALVLSNDGLVTGASTGLAREDAEHLAAVSSGLHSLARGSGRHFRAGRARQTMVEFDEALLFVTAAGDGSCLCVLSEAEADVGQVAYEMTLLVNRVGEHLGVATRQDGSAGVNRI, from the coding sequence ATGGCGCTGGACAGGGGACTCGACTGGCTGCTCGACGATCTCACCAGCCGGGTGGAGCACATACGGCACGCCCTGGTGCTGTCGAACGACGGCCTGGTGACGGGGGCGAGCACGGGCCTGGCACGTGAGGACGCGGAACACCTGGCCGCGGTCTCCTCCGGACTGCACAGCCTCGCCCGGGGATCGGGACGGCACTTCCGTGCCGGAAGGGCCCGGCAGACGATGGTGGAGTTCGACGAGGCACTGCTCTTCGTGACGGCGGCCGGGGACGGCAGCTGTCTGTGCGTGCTGAGCGAGGCCGAGGCCGATGTCGGTCAGGTGGCGTACGAGATGACGCTTCTGGTCAACCGGGTCGGGGAGCATCTCGGGGTGGCGACGCGGCAGGACGGAAGCGCGGGAGTGAACCGGATCTGA
- a CDS encoding rhamnulokinase: protein MAVNSLGNAAGGAVFAAVDLGATSGRVMTGRVGPGTLDLAEAHRFANTPVRLPDGLRWDVLALYQGMLEGLRAAGRAGPVVSAGVDTWAVDYGLLDADGALLGLPFHYRDGRSAGMPERLPEGCGERELYAVSGLQHLPFNTVFQLLAHRTTAQWGAARTLLLMPDLLVHWLTGSVGAEITNASTTGLFDARAGGWSDALIGRLGLSRSLFPPLRGPGDPAGTLLPHVAEFTGLPAGTPVTTVASHDTASAVAAVPATEADFAYVSCGTWSLAGLELDAPVLSEESRAANFTNERGVDGTVRYLRNIMGMWLLEECRRVWDRAGVPLGLAGLLADAAVARPFAAVIDPDDASFLAPGDMPARIDAYLLRTGQAPLRTPGGYVRCVLESLALAHRRTLRRAAELAGREPRRIHLVGGGSRNELLCQWTADASGLPVTAGPAEATALGNVLLQARAHGLVGDLAGLRRLVARTQEVRHYAPRGDRRAWDRAEARLGPGPGGGRNGEA, encoded by the coding sequence ATGGCTGTGAACTCCCTCGGCAACGCGGCCGGCGGCGCCGTCTTCGCCGCCGTCGACCTCGGCGCGACCAGCGGCCGGGTGATGACCGGCCGGGTCGGGCCCGGGACGCTGGATCTGGCCGAGGCGCACCGGTTCGCCAATACTCCGGTGCGCCTGCCGGACGGTCTGCGCTGGGACGTACTGGCCCTGTACCAGGGCATGCTGGAGGGGCTGCGGGCAGCCGGACGCGCCGGCCCGGTGGTCTCGGCCGGGGTGGACACCTGGGCGGTGGACTACGGGCTCCTGGACGCCGACGGTGCCTTGCTGGGGCTGCCGTTCCACTACCGGGACGGGCGCAGCGCCGGGATGCCGGAGCGGTTGCCGGAGGGCTGTGGCGAGCGGGAGCTGTACGCGGTGAGCGGGTTGCAGCATCTGCCGTTCAACACGGTGTTCCAGCTGCTCGCCCACCGCACGACGGCCCAGTGGGGGGCGGCGCGGACGCTGCTGCTGATGCCGGATCTGCTGGTGCACTGGCTGACCGGATCGGTGGGCGCGGAGATCACCAACGCGTCGACGACGGGGCTGTTCGACGCCCGCGCCGGTGGCTGGTCCGACGCGTTGATCGGGCGGCTGGGGCTGTCGCGTTCGCTCTTTCCGCCGCTGCGTGGGCCGGGCGACCCGGCGGGCACGCTGCTGCCGCACGTAGCGGAGTTCACCGGGCTGCCTGCCGGCACTCCGGTGACGACGGTCGCCTCGCACGACACGGCGTCGGCGGTCGCGGCGGTCCCGGCGACGGAGGCGGACTTCGCCTACGTGTCCTGCGGCACCTGGTCGCTGGCCGGGCTGGAACTGGACGCTCCGGTGCTGTCCGAGGAGTCCCGGGCGGCGAACTTCACCAACGAGCGCGGGGTGGACGGCACGGTCCGCTACCTCCGCAACATCATGGGCATGTGGCTGCTGGAGGAGTGCCGCAGGGTGTGGGACCGTGCGGGCGTGCCTCTCGGCCTGGCCGGTCTGCTGGCCGACGCGGCGGTGGCGCGGCCGTTCGCCGCGGTGATCGACCCGGACGACGCGTCGTTCCTGGCACCGGGTGACATGCCGGCCAGGATCGACGCGTATCTGCTGCGGACGGGTCAGGCGCCGCTCCGGACGCCGGGCGGGTACGTGCGCTGCGTGCTGGAGAGTCTGGCTCTCGCCCATCGCAGAACGCTGCGCAGGGCGGCCGAGCTCGCCGGGCGCGAGCCGCGGCGGATCCACCTGGTGGGCGGCGGCTCACGCAATGAGCTGCTGTGCCAGTGGACGGCCGACGCGAGCGGGCTTCCGGTGACGGCGGGACCCGCGGAGGCGACCGCTCTCGGGAACGTCCTGCTGCAGGCCCGCGCCCACGGCCTCGTGGGTGACCTCGCGGGACTGCGACGGCTGGTCGCCCGTACCCAGGAGGTGCGGCACTACGCACCGCGGGGGGACCGGCGTGCCTGGGACCGCGCGGAGGCCCGGCTCGGGCCCGGTCCGGGAGGGGGACGGAACGGGGAGGCCTGA
- a CDS encoding bifunctional aldolase/short-chain dehydrogenase — MTSATHAEVAALLERAHRIGSDPRNTNYAGGNTSVKAAGADPVTGGETELLWVKGSGGDLGTLKEEGLAVLRLDRVRALKEVYPGVEHEDEMVAAFDYCLHGKGGAAPSIDTAMHALVEAAHVDHLHPDSGIALACAADGEKLTAECFGDKVAWVGWRRPGFQLGLDIAAVKEANPEAVGVVLGGHGITAWGETSDACERNALWMIRTAETFLRERGRPEPFGAVLPGREALPTAERRERAAALAPVIRGLASTDRPQVGHFTDAEPVLDFLSRTGHPRLAALGTSCPDHFLRTKVSPLVLDLPADAPVAEAVERLKVLHGEYREAYRAYYERHAVPDSPAMRGADPAIVLVPGVGMFSFGKDKQTARVAGEFYLNAIKVMRGAEAVSTYAPIEESEKFRIEYWELEEAKLRRMPKAKPLATRVALVTGAGSGIGRAIAHRLVAEGACVVVADLNADSAAAVAEDLGGPDRAVAVTVDVTSEEQIAEAFRAAVLAFGGVDLVVNNAGISLSKPLLETTAHDWDLQHAIMARGSFLVSREAARVMQAQHLGGDIIYIASKNAVFAGPNNIAYSATKADQAHQVRLLAAELGVHGIRVNGINPDGVVRGSGIFAAGWGAQRAATYGIEEEKLGEFYAQRTLLKREVLPEHVANAVFALTGGDLTHTTGLHIPVDAGVAAAFLR; from the coding sequence ATGACGTCCGCGACGCACGCCGAAGTCGCCGCGCTCCTGGAGCGCGCACACCGCATCGGTTCCGACCCCCGCAACACCAACTACGCAGGCGGCAACACCTCGGTGAAGGCGGCCGGCGCCGACCCGGTCACCGGCGGCGAGACCGAACTCCTGTGGGTGAAGGGCTCCGGGGGCGACCTCGGCACCCTGAAGGAGGAAGGTCTCGCGGTGCTGCGCCTGGACCGGGTCCGCGCGCTCAAGGAGGTGTACCCGGGGGTGGAGCATGAGGACGAGATGGTGGCGGCCTTCGACTACTGCCTCCACGGCAAGGGCGGCGCCGCACCGTCGATCGACACCGCCATGCACGCCCTGGTCGAGGCGGCGCACGTCGATCACCTGCACCCGGACTCGGGGATCGCCCTGGCCTGCGCGGCCGACGGGGAGAAGCTGACCGCCGAGTGCTTCGGCGACAAGGTGGCATGGGTGGGCTGGCGCCGGCCCGGCTTCCAGCTGGGGCTGGACATCGCCGCCGTCAAGGAGGCGAACCCGGAGGCGGTCGGCGTCGTGCTGGGCGGTCACGGGATCACCGCGTGGGGCGAGACGTCGGACGCCTGCGAACGCAACGCCCTGTGGATGATCCGCACGGCGGAGACCTTCCTGCGGGAGCGCGGCAGGCCCGAGCCGTTCGGGGCCGTGCTGCCCGGCCGCGAGGCCCTTCCCACGGCCGAACGCCGGGAGCGGGCGGCGGCACTCGCGCCGGTCATCCGCGGCCTGGCGTCCACCGACCGCCCCCAGGTCGGCCACTTCACCGACGCCGAACCCGTGCTGGACTTCCTCTCCCGCACCGGACATCCGCGGCTCGCCGCGCTGGGCACCTCGTGCCCCGACCACTTCCTGCGTACGAAGGTCAGCCCGCTGGTCCTCGACCTTCCGGCGGACGCGCCCGTCGCCGAGGCCGTGGAGCGGCTGAAGGTGCTGCACGGCGAGTACCGCGAGGCCTACCGCGCGTACTACGAACGCCACGCGGTCCCGGACTCCCCCGCCATGCGCGGGGCGGACCCGGCGATCGTGCTGGTGCCCGGGGTCGGGATGTTCTCCTTCGGGAAGGACAAGCAGACCGCCCGTGTCGCCGGGGAGTTCTACCTCAACGCGATCAAGGTGATGCGCGGCGCCGAGGCCGTCTCCACGTACGCGCCGATCGAGGAGTCCGAGAAGTTCCGGATCGAGTACTGGGAGCTGGAGGAGGCCAAGCTGCGGCGGATGCCGAAGGCGAAGCCGCTGGCCACCCGGGTCGCTCTGGTGACCGGGGCCGGTTCGGGCATCGGGCGGGCCATCGCGCACCGGCTGGTGGCCGAGGGCGCGTGCGTCGTCGTCGCGGACCTGAACGCCGACAGTGCGGCCGCGGTCGCAGAGGACCTCGGCGGACCGGACCGGGCGGTCGCCGTCACGGTCGACGTGACGAGCGAGGAGCAGATCGCGGAGGCGTTCAGGGCGGCCGTGCTCGCGTTCGGCGGCGTGGACCTCGTCGTGAACAACGCGGGGATCTCCCTCTCGAAGCCGCTGCTGGAGACCACCGCCCACGACTGGGACCTGCAGCACGCCATCATGGCGCGCGGCTCGTTCCTCGTCTCGCGGGAGGCTGCCCGGGTGATGCAGGCGCAGCACCTCGGCGGCGACATCATCTACATCGCTTCCAAGAACGCCGTGTTCGCCGGTCCGAACAACATCGCGTACTCGGCGACCAAGGCCGACCAGGCGCATCAGGTGCGGCTGCTGGCGGCGGAGCTGGGCGTGCACGGCATCCGGGTCAACGGCATCAACCCGGACGGGGTGGTGCGCGGTTCGGGCATCTTCGCCGCGGGCTGGGGCGCGCAGCGGGCCGCGACGTACGGTATCGAGGAGGAGAAGCTCGGCGAGTTCTACGCCCAGCGGACGCTGCTCAAGCGCGAGGTGCTGCCCGAGCACGTCGCCAACGCCGTGTTCGCCCTGACCGGCGGCGATCTCACCCACACCACCGGTCTGCACATTCCGGTCGACGCCGGCGTGGCCGCGGCCTTCCTCCGATGA
- a CDS encoding LPXTG cell wall anchor domain-containing protein: MTIPRRSLRAAGTLAAAAVVGLTGAVLTAGPAAAHTPTWDVTCTEVNLHLTAYNGDVTNSVTVTVDGKDLLPTETFGKGLDKKLDLPEHDKALTVRLVVKAGDGDQYSRDESKQAPVCEDSTPTPTPTPSVTKPSETPTTASPTPTATPSETASSSAPAAATPSPSSPDLAETGSSSATPIIGGAAVAVLLAGGGIMWSVRKRRTAQH, translated from the coding sequence ATGACCATACCCAGGAGATCGCTGCGTGCTGCGGGAACCCTCGCCGCCGCTGCGGTTGTCGGCCTGACCGGCGCGGTTCTCACCGCCGGCCCGGCCGCAGCTCACACCCCCACCTGGGACGTGACCTGTACCGAAGTGAACCTGCACCTGACCGCGTACAACGGTGACGTCACCAACTCGGTGACCGTGACCGTCGACGGTAAGGACCTCCTGCCGACGGAGACCTTCGGCAAGGGACTGGACAAGAAGCTCGACCTGCCCGAGCACGACAAGGCGCTGACGGTCCGTCTCGTCGTCAAGGCCGGGGACGGCGACCAGTACTCGCGCGACGAGTCCAAGCAGGCTCCGGTGTGCGAGGACAGCACGCCGACGCCCACGCCCACCCCGTCGGTGACGAAGCCCTCGGAGACGCCCACCACGGCGTCGCCCACCCCGACCGCGACTCCCAGCGAGACCGCTTCGTCGTCTGCGCCCGCCGCAGCCACGCCGAGCCCCAGCTCGCCGGATCTGGCCGAGACCGGTTCGTCGTCGGCCACGCCCATCATCGGTGGTGCGGCTGTCGCCGTGCTGCTGGCCGGTGGCGGCATCATGTGGTCCGTGCGCAAGCGCCGTACCGCGCAGCACTGA